CGGCTTGCGGCCGACGTGGTCGACGAGGATGATGGCGATCACGATGAATGCCACCTTGGAGACCCCCAccgcgacggtggcggcgaggagctgGCTCTCCGTCGTGATGCCGGAGTTCCGGAAGATGGTCGGGCTGTAGTACACCAGCGCGTCGATGCCGGTGGCCTGCTGGAAGAATTGGACGCCGAGTCCGGTGATCAGCATCCGGCGGACCACCGGCGAAGGCCTCAGGAGCTCCCGCCACGCCGCCTTGTCTGAAGCGGTGACACGCGCCGCTTCCTCGATTTCGGCGAGCCTCTCGTGCGCCTCTTCCTCGCTGTCCGAGACCTTGTCCAGCACCGCACGCGCGTCGGCGGCCCGGCTCTGCATGACCAGCCACCGCGGCGACTCCGGGATAATCATTAGCACAAACGCGATGGAGATGGACGGGAGGATGCCGGCGCCGAGCATGACGCGCCAGTTGATGTGGTCGGGCAGACCCGCGAAGGCGAGGTTGGAGACGTAGCCGAGGAGGATGCCGAAGCTGATGAAgatctcggggaaggatgcgaGGGTGCCCCGCAGCGTCGCCGGCGAGATCTCCGAGATGTACACAGGGGCGACCATGATGCCGATTCCGATGCCGATGCCTGCCAGCAACCGCCCCGTCATGAGCGCGGCGAAGGACGGCGCGAACGTCATGATGGCCGCGCCGGCCTGGAACACAGCTGCGGCGAGGCCGATGGTCCACTTCCGTCCGATGGCGTCCGATGTTCTGCCGGCCGCGAGACTGCCGAAAAGGGAGATGAAGCTGAGGCACCCGACCAGCACTTCTTGCTGCACCTCAGTGATGTGGAGATCCTTTTGGATAAAGATGATGCAGCCGCTCATCACACCCACGTCTGCAAGATTAAGAATAATGCAGGCATCAGAATGCATTGAGCAACTAGTTGGATAGTCCACAAAAATCATTTCCAGATGCCTGAAGCAGTTTGTTTCAGTAATTTCAGTTTCATCATATTAAATGAGTCACCATCTGAATTTGTAAAGCAGTTCGATAACATCCCATTGTGGTAGACTTCAAACGATTTCTGTTGGTCTGTTGATTCGTGTAGTTCATGTGGACAAAATATTCATGGTCAGCTCCCATTTTGCGGTGAAGGGAAGTCAAACGAAACGCTCTAATTGTAAGCCAAGTTGTTGGTTGTTTAAGCCACCAAAGAAAGGGAAAGCTACAGCCATGTCTGAACAGGTAAAACAAAATCTGCATCAAGAAACGCCATTGCGGTGGGGATCTCACCGTAGCCGAGCAGAACATGGTTGAGCGACGCGAAGACCGAGCAGGCGAAGACGTAtctcctgctgctgccgccgccgcgaacacggacgccgccgccgtcttccggCTCCGGCGGGAGCACGTCGTCCATGCGCGCGTACCTGCTCTTCCTCCCCAAGAGACTCGGCAAGCTGCCGCCGGCAGCCGCCACCTCGGCCCCCATCACATGTAGCTTACTCAgaccctccccttctcctccgaGAAACACGGCAAGCACGGCCGGGTAACGGGAAGAGTAGCAATGGATCTGACGAAGGAAGGAGGCAAGCGAGGAAAAGAGATGGAGCAGGAAACAAGGCGGGATTTCTTTAAGACATGCAGGTATTTTATATGTTCGGCTGAGCTCAGGGGGTGTTGTACTTTACCAGCTCAGTTGCTCAACTCTCATGGGTTTCCTTCTGTGCCGGGAGTGTAGCATAACATATCAGTGTTTGAGGGACTGATTGGAAAAAACGGGATTTGTTCTAGGATTTTTGACAATTTTGTTCacatttctactaaattctaaGGATTTAGTACTTCCTAAAACCCCAATTTCCAATATACTCTCCATTAGCCTTATATTTTCTAACATGTCAGTCAGCTTTTGGGTTCGAAGCAAAGCAATTTGAAACTAGAATATTACTCTGTTGTCAACCAAGCATGTGTCTTATGTTGACTGACTTTCCTAATACCTTATAACCAAGCATGTGTCTTATGTTTTGCAATATCCTTTTTCTTTAGAGTTTCGTTATAAGTAGAGCTGGGACTTGGACCGTGCTATTTGTGGGCCGTCCGAAATATGACATTTTGGCACGGCTCAGAGCACAGCACGGCACGATAAATTTTGGGCCGTGCCGGCACGGCACAAACGCGAGAGCCGTGCCGTGTCTAAGATCTCGGCATGATGGATGGCACAACACGGCACGTATTTTGGACCGTGCTTGGACCGGCACGGTACGGAAATGGCCCATTAGCACATTTATAGACTATATCGTCCTAATATCATTGGTTCTATGTGTCATATAGCCTAACATAGTTACTGCCATTAAGAAAATCACAAAATCTACCTTAATCATGATAACGATCGTTCATAACATAACAATGTTGCATTCTCGTATGGCCACATACAGTCATAACATAATAATGTTTGTTTCCTCTattaattttagaatttttttcctAGAGAGCAAAATATGTGCAAGCAAAATGAGTACCAATAAAAGACAAGCACGTGTATCGCGAGGGTCGTGCTTGGACTAGCACGGCATGAAGTCTTGCCGGCATGCCACGGGCCATGTTTAGGCCTAGTAAAAGACTTGTCGTGCCATGCCAGCATGATAAGACATGCCTAGCGTGCCTGGAAGTCCAAGCACAATGTGGCACGAGGCACGAGAGGGCCGGGCTGGACTGGCCCAGCACGACCCAAGCGCCAGCTCAACTTATAAGTATATATCCCTTTaatttgtacatgcaaaaaaaatgttatGCTTGCGTAGCAACGTTGTTTCGAGACAAGTATatctttttgttatttttcattATGCCATAAAAACTCATAAAGTACTGTATGAAATGGCCTATATAACTATCAATATAGTGTACTCCTAGCAATGTACTTGTTCTAATTACAATTGTTCTAATTACAATAAGATTCTCAACCAAATAACTTTTACTCAAGCTCGCAATTTGGGAAAGTTGAATTGACTAGCACGTACTAGCAAATATACTAGATTCttaagattgacgaagtcaccactaaCGTCGCGCTGTTGGTGGGCACGTTGTCAAGATAGCGTTGGTTAAATTctcaaataaatccaaaaatatatgaACACCAATGTCCAATCGAGAACTTAAATTTTGGTAGAAATGTTCCACTACTGGACCAGCTGAGCTACGCACATAGCGAGTAAACTTAATTAGGCTAGTCTGAATATGTAGTGTCATACGTATTAATCAACGTAAGATTTTATATAAAGAATTAAGAATTTAAGATACAGAAGAATGTGTACCTTTTTAGACCAGTCTTAGTGTTACTAAGATTGTCATGTCATCCTTTCAATAAAATGAAACTGTCACTCTCAATGCATAATTTCATGGCATAGTTTTATAGACAGCTTGCGGTATTTAATTTTTACGTGAAGTTGTGATGAAATGTATCTTGCGATGAAACTATAACATCCTCAGTGCAAGTTTTATTGAATTTCATGGAACTTGATAACTGTGCTAGATGGGTGTCATGGGGCTGAAACTCCCCTCTCATCTCTCATAATTAGCTAGGTTGCtaaatcagcaaaattgctgatatTACATAGAATTTAATATCCATAAAATTTTTCATGAGACCATTCTCAGCgtaatatttaatatttatgTTTCCAGGACTGAACACCTCCGATCCGGCGagctccatctccaccaccagtCCACCTCTCCCAGCgcgacaccaccaccaccgaacAGCGACTCGATCTGCTCCAGCGTCTTTTCCTTTCGTCTCGGGCACCAACTTGTGCACGAACACCACGGACACCGCCGCCGAACGCGCCCGCGACGGACACGGCGTTGCAGATGGACAGAAACGACATGGAACACCAATATCTGGACACGGAGACACACCGAAGCTCTATACATTTCAAGGCAAGCCatgtctgaagtctgaacactCAAGTTCTGAATTGAAACCAAATCTGAATCAAGAAACTATCATTCAGCAGAGCTCACCGTAGCCAAGCAGGACATGGTTGAGCGACGCGAAGACCGAGCAGGCAAACACgtatctgctgctgctgctgccgccgccgcgaatACGGATGCCACCGCCGTCTTCTAGCTCCTGCGGAAGCACATAATCCATACGCGAGTACTTGCTCTTCCTCCCAAAGAAATCCAGCAggctgccgccgctggccgcTACGCCGGGGCCTTGAGTCCCCATGATAGGTGACTGGCCACACCGTAGTTGCTCTGCCTTCTCTTCTCTGCTCTTCCTGCAAGTTTGTACTCGCTCTTCCTCCCAAAGAAATCCAGCAggctgccgccgctggccgcTACGCCGGGGCCTTGAGTCCCCATGATAGGTGACTGGCCACACCGTACTTGCTCTGCCTTCACTTCTCTGCTCTTCCTACAAGTTTGAAGGCTGTCTGGTAATGGTAAGGGTGTGGGTGTGTTTGGTAAAGCTCCTGTAGCTGATTTGCAAAGataagtgattctctgctgattctgtgcagtgattctctgaaatgaactaagaggctagGAGCGGAAAAAATTAgtttctcctgattctgtgaagtgattcttcatcctgattttaaaagtttatgACAGAGAATCAGAGAAAATCACTCtcagccacagaatcacttctctaaGAGAATCAACTCCCATAGAGAATTaaaatcagatggagctctaccaaacataCCCTAAGAGTTTACGGATAcgaggaaggagggaggaagttGAAGGAATCTAAGAGGAAACATACAGAATTTGTTCAAGACCGAGGGGACTTTTTTATGGGCTTTTCGTGCAATGCTGTTTCTGCTCAATCAACTCAAAGAAATGAGGAATCTGCAGTCATTTTGAAATGGACGCTTTTCCAGCAAGGTTAGAGTGTTGCCACGAGACGAACCAAGATTGTCGGATCAGGACCCTAACCTTAGTATTGAAAATTCTGATTTCAACTCATTCTAGGCAATGTGAAATAAGAATATTAGTACATTAGCTTCGTCATGCACAATGTATGCAATATCAACAGGCCTGAAAGTAGAAGGAACGGAAATTGGACAGCAAAGCTAACATAGGCGATCTGGATTTTCTGGAAGTTCTTGAAATTAACCCATGTTATAGTTTCCAGTAAGGTCATAATCATTGTAACGTCTGACATACAAAAGAGGAGGGAAGAAACtgtgttgtaacttgtaagttGCGAAGAGTGTTAGTACACAGAACTGACTATGGACGTATACTGTGTCAATGTGTGTCTATTAGTTCAGTGTTCACCAAGGAGAAAAACAACCATTGCTCTCTGCATGAGGGAAAAATGAAGTGAGTTTGAATCCGTCACTTGCTACCACCTCCAAGCGATCAGTGTCACCTCTAGCATGTCTGTGCCCGCGTCCTGCAATTCCATCACTTGGAAGCTGAACCACTGCGTTTCAGTTACACCTTCAGCATGTCTGTACCATGGCATCAGCAATCCAGTTTATACCCTGCTAGAAAACAGCGAACAGTTGTAGTGCTGAGCTGAACGATCAGAGGACTTCTCCATTCGTCGCGTGTAGCTATCACACTTTTCCCTTCTGCACCAATTGCTCCACGTCGCCGAGCTCCAGCTCTCCCcgcccctcgccgtcgccaccgccaccaaacAGCAACTCGATTTGCTCCAGCGTCTTGCCGCTAGTCTCGGGCACAAACTTATGCACGAACACCACGGAGAGGGCGGATATGACCGCGAACGCGGAGAACGCGCCGGCGACGGAGATGGCGCGGCAGATGGACAGGAACGACATGGCCACCGCGCCGCTGGTCACCCTGTTCACCGCGGCCCCGAGCGCCGCGGCCTGtccgcgcagccgcagcgggAAGATCTCAGAGCTCACCACCCAGCAGATGGGCCCGATCCCCACCGAGAAGAACGCCACGTCGCCGCACACCGTCAGGATGGCGACGGCGATGCCGGCGCCTCTCGACACCCACCCgtgcgcgaggaggaagagcacGGCGGACAGGACCGCCAGGCACACCGTCATGCCGGCCGTGCTGACGTAGAGCAGCGGTTTCCGGCCGACGCGGTCGATGAGCACGATGGCGAGCGCgatgaacgccgtcttgaagaACCCGACGGCGATCGTGGCGGCTAGGAGCTGGCTCTCGGTGGTGATCCCGGCGTCCCGGAATATGGTCGGGCTGTAGTACACCAGCGCGTCGATGCCGGTGATCTGCTGGAAGCACTGGATGCCCAGCCCGGTGACGAGCATCCGGGCGATCACCGGCGACGGCCTCGACAGCTCCTGCCACACCGTCTTGTCGCCGTACTTGCCGGCgttcgtggcggcggcggcagcctcgaTCTCGGCGAGCCTCTCTTTCGCTTCGTCCTCGCTGTCAGTGACCTTGAGCAGCACGGCGCGCGCCTCGTCGGCCCTGTTCTGCATGACTAGCCACCGCGGCGACTCGGGGATCACGAGTAGCGCTAATGCGATGGACACGGACGGGAGGATACCGACGGCGAGCATGACGCGCCAGTTGATGTGGTCGGGGAGGCCGGAGAAGGCGTAGTTGGAGATGTACCCGAGAAGGATTCCGAGGTTGATGAACATCTCCGGGAAGGAGGTGAACGAGCCCCTGGATGCGGCGGGGGATATCTCGGCGATGTACACCGGCGCGATCATGACGCCGAACCCAATGCCGATGCCGGCCAGCAGCCGGCCGATCATGAGGACGCGGAAGGAGGGAGCAAACGTCATGACGGCCGCGCCGGCCTggaagacgacggcggcgaggccgatgGTCCACTTGCGGCCGATGGCGTCCGACGTCCTCCCGCCGGCGAGGCTGCCAAGGAGGGAGATGAAGCTGAGGCACCCGACCAGGACTTCTTGCTGCACCTCGTTGATGTGGAGATCCCTCTGAATGAACAGAATGCAACCGCTCATCACACCAACATCTGACATTTGGGTATGAATTGTGAAACTTCATCAGCAAAAAGAGTACATCTGACATATGAAACTCGTATGAAAATCCAAACCAACAAGTAATCCCCCCTGTTAATTTCTTTCAATCGAACTAGCCGGAGACTACTGGAGATGGCGAGCAGAGGTTTAATTACCGTAGCCGAGCAGCACGGAGTTGAGGGAGGCGAAGACGGAGCAGGCGAAGACGTATCTCCTGCTGCTCTGGCGCTCACGGacacggacgccgccgccgtcgtccccttCCTGCTCCGGCGGGAGCACGTCGTCCATGCGCATGTACTTGCTCTTCCTGCCCATGAAATCCGGCAAGGTTGGCAGGCcattggcgccgccgccgctggacgcCGCCGACAACTCGGCGCTGGGAAGCATCATCCTCTGCTCCGCCTTCCCGCGCTTTCTTCCCAATTTACTCCCGTTCAGAAGAGGTTTCGGTGGCTCTTGAATGGCAATAGTGCTGGATCTgaggacggaggaggaagacgaagaaatTTTTGGTACGTTCGTCGTGTACTTTTCGCGACAGGCGATTTGGTCGTCGTTCAACTCTCATCGCGTCGGGGGTCGCATTTTCAAATGTGGCGTCTTTCGTACAAGCCCCCTGGATTCTTGGTGATTTGTGAGCCAGTGCCTCAAACACAGGGGGATCTGTGTGATTCGTGCCATGTCTGATTCCATTTGGTATCTGGTCAACACGCCAACGACCAAATTAAATCGCATTTGGTAGCAGGTCAGTTCGCCACGGACGTCAAGCTTGAACCAGAAAATTGTGTGACCACAACCATAAGCTGGCGAGCGTACTGCAGTACTGACCGACTGTATTACAACTTTAAGAACCTACGCAAACAGTACAAAGTTTGGGCTCAAAAGTTCTATGGACATCAACCTATGAACACTGGCTATGGATAATGTACAGTAAAATCAATTGACACAAATAATAACAGACACGAAATCACCAGGATTCCTAAGTTCTTGTGTATCGTCCATAGTGTTCCTGAAATCCCTGCTCAGGTGGCACCAAACGTTGTTCTTCAGAAGCAGCTTTGCTTATAGTTGCATGTGCAGAACCGGGAACAATAGGAGGCAAGCATGGCTGACAAATTACTTGCTCTGATATGACGTCAAATGCTAAACTTTCTGTAGCATATTTATGTACGTGTAACTTGAGAACATGACAAACAATCTTCTAAACCTGCACAAACATATGGAACAGTTTAATTTTCTGGCATATAGTGTACAATGCAGAGGAAACAGTCGGATTCCTTATTTTTCCTTTAAATTCTGAGATAGAATGGGATATCTATTTAGAAAAATCAGAGCAAACCAAGTATCTCTAATACAGAAAAGAGGTTCACCAACTACCATGTTAAACAAGATTCCCTATTGTTTCCCAATACAGCCATTGATAGATGCCAACTTATATATTGGCAGCAACCAGCAAGATTCCCTGTGGAGTCATATAAATTAAATACATGATAAAATCAGGAGCTTCATctttttcgcaaaaaaaaaaaagaagaggaacttcatcttgaacttaCAGAGCCACAGTTGACCACCAACGTTCTATTTAAGTTGAGTCTCTAAACCCAGATGGCAGAAAGAACGCTTTCTCTGTGGAAATGTGAATATCATTGGAAATATGAAGTGTTTATACTTACCAAACCCACTGACTTCTGTGTGCAGCCATTGCTTCATAACTTCTGGACGGACTACTGTTAACTAGTGTATAGATTGGTTGCTTTGAACTTGAGGAGATCAACGAAGATAGCCAAATGTCAACCGGACCACTGTACTTGCGAAGAATATTCAGGCTTGCCTACATTTACAAATAATCCAACATGGATCATCTTTCCTCCATACTAATGTGTTACTTCCAGGGAGAATAAAAACAAGAACAAACATGGTACCTCAAGGCAAAAACAGAACTTGAGCAATGCAGAAATGACCATTATCTATAAAATAGCAAAGTCGCTAGCTTTGTGTTTATCCAATATCCATATAGCATAAGACAACTACTTAAATTTACCCATGTCAAAATCCACTCAATCG
This sequence is a window from Setaria italica strain Yugu1 chromosome III, Setaria_italica_v2.0, whole genome shotgun sequence. Protein-coding genes within it:
- the LOC101762261 gene encoding probable polyol transporter 4, with product MGAEVAAAGGSLPSLLGRKSRYARMDDVLPPEPEDGGGVRVRGGGSSRRYVFACSVFASLNHVLLGYDVGVMSGCIIFIQKDLHITEVQQEVLVGCLSFISLFGSLAAGRTSDAIGRKWTIGLAAAVFQAGAAIMTFAPSFAALMTGRLLAGIGIGIGIMVAPVYISEISPATLRGTLASFPEIFISFGILLGYVSNLAFAGLPDHINWRVMLGAGILPSISIAFVLMIIPESPRWLVMQSRAADARAVLDKVSDSEEEAHERLAEIEEAARVTASDKAAWRELLRPSPVVRRMLITGLGVQFFQQATGIDALVYYSPTIFRNSGITTESQLLAATVAVGVSKVAFIVIAIILVDHVGRKPLLYISTIGITACLAVLAASLSLLARGALPGGVAIGLAMLTVCGFVAFFSVGIGPINMVLSSEIYPLRLRAQAVAIGFALNRMASGGVAMSFLSICRAVTVAGAFAAFAVVSALSVVFVHLFVPETSGKTLEQIESLFGGDGGGVTTMSGEVELGDAERLEHKRLVPLASS
- the LOC101762661 gene encoding probable polyol transporter 4 isoform X2, which codes for MACQPCRISWAGRASTCAWTTCSRRSRKGTTAAASVSVSARAAGDTSSPAPSSPPSTPCCSATRDLHINEVQQEVLVGCLSFISLLGSLAGGRTSDAIGRKWTIGLAAVVFQAGAAVMTFAPSFRVLMIGRLLAGIGIGFGVMIAPVYIAEISPAASRGSFTSFPEMFINLGILLGYISNYAFSGLPDHINWRVMLAVGILPSVSIALALLVIPESPRWLVMQNRADEARAVLLKVTDSEDEAKERLAEIEAAAAATNAGKYGDKTVWQELSRPSPVIARMLVTGLGIQCFQQITGIDALVYYSPTIFRDAGITTESQLLAATIAVGFFKTAFIALAIVLIDRVGRKPLLYVSTAGMTVCLAVLSAVLFLLAHGWVSRGAGIAVAILTVCGDVAFFSVGIGPICWVVSSEIFPLRLRGQAAALGAAVNRVTSGAVAMSFLSICRAISVAGAFSAFAVISALSVVFVHKFVPETSGKTLEQIELLFGGGGDGEGRGELELGDVEQLVQKGKV
- the LOC101762661 gene encoding probable polyol transporter 4 isoform X1; its protein translation is MMLPSAELSAASSGGGANGLPTLPDFMGRKSKYMRMDDVLPPEQEGDDGGGVRVRERQSSRRYVFACSVFASLNSVLLGYDVGVMSGCILFIQRDLHINEVQQEVLVGCLSFISLLGSLAGGRTSDAIGRKWTIGLAAVVFQAGAAVMTFAPSFRVLMIGRLLAGIGIGFGVMIAPVYIAEISPAASRGSFTSFPEMFINLGILLGYISNYAFSGLPDHINWRVMLAVGILPSVSIALALLVIPESPRWLVMQNRADEARAVLLKVTDSEDEAKERLAEIEAAAAATNAGKYGDKTVWQELSRPSPVIARMLVTGLGIQCFQQITGIDALVYYSPTIFRDAGITTESQLLAATIAVGFFKTAFIALAIVLIDRVGRKPLLYVSTAGMTVCLAVLSAVLFLLAHGWVSRGAGIAVAILTVCGDVAFFSVGIGPICWVVSSEIFPLRLRGQAAALGAAVNRVTSGAVAMSFLSICRAISVAGAFSAFAVISALSVVFVHKFVPETSGKTLEQIELLFGGGGDGEGRGELELGDVEQLVQKGKV